A portion of the Aphelocoma coerulescens isolate FSJ_1873_10779 chromosome 1, UR_Acoe_1.0, whole genome shotgun sequence genome contains these proteins:
- the SETDB2 gene encoding histone-lysine N-methyltransferase SETDB2 has translation MEEKKMLCDFFEEENLTSSREESTEGDVKTFWTQLGGRRVDVIFEQVQNVLSLLKEKIKNGTATNQECWQAWALVNEANLGDLLTLANVSDELSGAGAQETEPKLQPLSDDSAADTKESSDSEKEDMERTCSGSEEASSKIQGLPLNVHYQNHKCSSSCLANRAAGSYKGENPLKIPILFDFQRRHAKADCLSKSLDVNYKAPCGRSLRSFRDVRNYLFETECNFLFLDHFSFNTYVLLGRNTMNPEPLVFEFDISNGAESVPVSFCNTLDHARLPYFKYRKSSWPRGYYLNNFSSLFVDSCDCTDGCIDRSKCACLQLTARGCSKTSLTPGSKRCRGYRYKRLEGPVPSGIYECSVLCRCDKLMCQNRVVQHGIQVRLQVFNTEKKGWGVRCLDDIDRGTFVCTYSGRLMSRAEVLRDAEQELKEKGAVNDRGHDFSSKKRKLDTDSSDSVIELVQTDENDIPENKESLSKTVDNENKSTLVHPKNSSNATARRPGTRTLVFRNHQLKMVHSASSDEDDSSQIHQSSKTKLTSGTKKGKEKSTQQQKEEHLMEIGQTGSADVDSAGCKRKSLSPQGIDCGKSGVLNDTCIVRPSNSAPLKADCKKENSSQSKQDTLCEEADGDGMLPKNANEENIYILDATKEGNVGRFLNHSCCPNLFAQSVFVETHNRSFPWVAFFTNRHVKAGTELTWDYGYKAGSMPETEISCQCGVQKCRKKTL, from the exons atggaagagaaaaaaa TGCTGTGTGACTTCTTTGAAGAGGAGAACCTCACCAGTTCCAGGGAGGAGAGCACTGAAG GTGATGTGAAGACGTTTTGGACACAATTGGGAGGTAGAAGAGTGGATGTCATATTTGAGCAGGTGCAAAATGTGCTGTCATTGCTGAAGGAAAAGATCAAGAATGGAACTGCCACAAACCAAG AATGCTGGCAGGCTTGGGCACTGGTGAATGAAGCTAATCTAGGTGATCTCTTAACCCTGGCAAATG TAAGTGATGAGTTGAGTGGGGCTGGCGCACAGGAAACCGAACCCAAACTGCAGCCTCTTTCAGATGACAGTGCTGCAGACACTAAAGAAAGTTCTGACAG CGAAAAAGAGGACATGGAAAGAACATGCTCAGGGAGTGAAGAAGCATCTAGCAAAATCCAAGGTTTACCTTTAAACGTGCATTATCAGAACCACAAGTGCTCTAGTTCATGTCTTGCCAACAGAGCAGCAGGCTCCTACAAGGGTGAAAATCCTCTGAAGATCCCAATCCTGTTTGACTTTCAAAGGCGCCATGCAAAAGCAGACTGCCTTTCAAAATCACTGGATGTGAATTACAAAGCTCCTTGTGGTCGGAGCCTGAGAAGCTTTCGAGATGTGCGAAATTACTTGTTTGAAACAGAGTGCAATTTCTTATTTCTTGATCACTTTTCCTTCAACACGTATGTACTGTTGGGCAGGAACACCATGAATCCCGAACCCCTCGTGTTTGAGTTCGATATTAGCAACGGAGCCGAGTCTGTGCCCGTCTCCTTCTGTAACACTCTCGACCACGCAAGGTTACCTTATTTCAAGTATCGGAAGTCATCGTGGCCACGTGGATATTACCTCAACAATTTCTCCAGCCTGTTTGTTGATTCCTGTGACTGCACAGATGGCTGCATCGATAG GTCAAAATGTGCATGCCTACAGCTGACAGCAAGAGGCTGTAGTAAAACCTCTCTGACTCCAGGTAGTAAAAGATGCCGTGGATACCGGTACAAAAGACTGGAGGGACCTGTTCCTAGTGG GATTTATGAGTGCAGTGTGTTGTGCAGGTGTGACAAACTGATGTGTCAGAACAGAGTTGTACAGCACGGCATTCAAGTCAGGCTGCAAGTGTTCAACACGGAGAAGAAGGGCTGGGGCGTCCGCTGCCTGGATGACATTGACAGGGGGACATTTGTTTGTACTTACTCAG gtAGGTTAATGAGCAGAGCTGAAGTATTGAGAGATGCTGAGCAAGAGCTGAAGGAGAAAGGTGCAGTGAATGACAGAGGTCATGacttttcttccaaaaaaagaaaacttgacACTGATAGTTCAGACTCAGTGATCGAACTAGTGCAGACGGACGAAAATGACATTCCTGAGAATAAGGAATCTTTGTCTAAGACTGTggataatgaaaataaatcaacCCT GGTTCATCCAAAGAACTCAAGTAATGCAACTGCGAGAAGGCCTGGAACCAGAACACTTGTTTTTCGCAATCACCAGCTAAAAATG GTGCACAGTGCCAGCTCAGATGAAGATGATAGTTCTCAGATCCATCAGTCgagcaaaacaaaactaacCAGTggaacaaagaaaggaaaagaaa AATCCacccagcagcagaaggaagaacATCTGATGGAAATTGGACAGACTGGCTCTGCTGACGTGGACAGTGCAGGATGCAAAAGAAAGAGTCTGTCACCGCAGGGCATTGATTGTGGCAAGTCAGGTGTGCTGAATGACACGTGTATCGTGAGGCCATCTAACAGTGCACCCCTAAAAGCTGActgcaaaaaggaaaatagcaGCCAGTCAAAACAAGATACACTTTGTGAGGAGGCTGATGGTGATGGGATGCTTCCCAAGAATGctaatgaagaaaatatttacatacTGGATGCCACAAAAGAAGGAAATGTGGGTCGTTTTCTAAAT cacagctgctgcccaAATCTCTTTGCACAAAGTGTGTTTGTAGAAACCCACAACAGAAGTTTTCCATGGGTGGCATTCTTCACAAACAG ACATGTGAAAGCTGGAACCGAACTCACATGGGATTATGGTTATAAAGCTGGAAGCATGCCAGAGACAGAGATTTCCTGTCAGTGCGGAGTTCagaagtgcaggaaaaaaaccttatAG